Below is a genomic region from Streptomyces sp. RPA4-2.
GCGGACACGAGGACCGAGCCGGCGGGCGCTGCTCACGGGTGTCTCGGCGCTCGGGGCGGCCGGCGCGCTGGGCGCCGCGGGCTGCAGCCGGGTGGCCACGGCCGCCGGGACGGACGGCGGCGATCTCCTCGGCCGGCTGAGGGCGCAGGGTGTCGTGCGACTGGGCATCGCGGGCGAGATCCCGTTCGGCTACATCGGCCGGAACGGTGAACTGACCGGAGAGGCGCCCGAACTCGCGAAGGCGGTCTTCAAGCGCCTGGGGGTCGACCGCGTCCAGCCGGTCCCGACCGAGTTCGGCTCGCTCATCCCCGGGCTCAACTCGCAGCAGTTCGACGTCGTGTCCGCCGGGATGTACATCAACGCCGAGCGGTGCGAGCAGGTCATCTTCGCCGACCCCGATTACCAGATGCTCGACGCCTTCATCGTGCGCAAGGGCAATCCGAAGGACCTGCACGACTACAAGGACGTCGTGGCGAAGAAGGCCAGGTTCGCGACCGGCACCGGGTACGCCGAGATCCAGTACGCCGTCGAGGCCGGGTACAAGGAGAGCGACATCCTGATCGTGCCCGACCAGGTCGCCGGGCTGAACGCCGTCGAGGCGGGGCGCGTCGACGTCTTCGCCGGGACCGCGCTGACCGTCCGCGAGGTGGTCGGGAAGTCCCGCAAGGCCGAGAGCACCAAACCGTTCGCGCCCCTGGTCAAGGGCAAGCCGCACGTCGACGGCGGCGGCTTCGCGTTCCGTTCGGCCGAGACGCGGCTGCGGGACGCCTTCAACGGGGAGCTGCGGAAGATGAAGAAGAGCGGCGAGCTGTTCCGCATCCTGCGGCCGTTCGGCTTCACCAGGGCCGAGATGACCGACATGACCGCGAAGGAGCTCTGCCGCGGATGACCCCGGGACTCTGGGAACTCGTACTCAAGGGGATCTGGGTCACCCTCCAGCTGCTGTTCCTCGGCTCGCTGGTGGCCGGAGCCGTCTCCTTCGTGGTGGGCGTCGCACGCACCTCCCGGCGGTGGATCGTCCGCTTCCTCGCGGGCCTCTACACCGAGGTGTTCCGCGGGACCTCCGCGCTGATCATGATCTTCTGGGTGTACTTCGTGCTGCCGCTGGCCTTCGGCTGGCAGCTCGTCCCGCTGTGGGCGGGCACGCTGGCGCTGGGGCTGACCTACGGGGCGTACGGCAGCGAGATCGTGCGCGGCGCCCTGAACGCCGTCGACCCCGCCCAGCGCGAGGGCGGCATCGCGCTCAGCTTCACGCCCTGGCAGCGGATGCGGCTGATCCTGCTGCCGCAGGCGGTGCCCGAGATGATCCCCTCCTTCTGCAACCTGCTGGTCGAGCTGCTCAAGGGCACGGCCCTGGTCTCGATCATGGGCATGGGCGATCTGGCCTTCAGCGGCAACCTGGTGCGGCTCGCGCTCCAGGAGAGCGCGGAGATCTACGCGTACATCCTGCTGATCTACTTCGTGATCGCCTTCGTGATCACCCGGCTGATGCGCGTCCTGGAGCGGCGGCTGAAGGCCGGGCTCGGCAGGGCGCCCGAGCGCCCCGCCGCCGCGCGGGAGACGCGCCGCGCCTCAGCGAGCGGAGTCGGCGCGGCGAGCGGAGGTACCTCATGACCCGGTACAGGACGGCCGACGTGGGAGGTGTCGCATGACGTGGGACTGGAGCGCGGTCGGTGACTTCATGCCGCTCTTCCGGGACGGCCTGCTGGTCACCCTGAAGGCGCTGGCCCTCGGCTCGTTGATCTCCTTCGCCCTCGGGCTGGTGTGGGCGCTGCTGATGCGGGCGCCGACCCGCTGGGTGCGCTGGCCGGTGGGGGCCGTCACGGAGTTCGTGCGCAACACCCCGCTGCTGGTGCAGCTGTTCTTCCTGTTCTACGTGCTGCCCGAGTGGAACATCACGTTCTCCGCGCTGACCACCGGGGTCGTCGCGATCGGGCTGCACTACTCGACGTACACGATGCAGGTCTACCGGGCCGGCATCGAGGGCGTGCCGGCCGGTCAGTGGGAAGCGGCCACGGCGCTCAACCTGCCTCTGCGGCGCACCTGGACCGCGGTGATCCTGCCGCAGGCGATCCGCCGCGTGGTGCCCGCGCTGGGCAACTACGTCATATCCATGCTCAAGGACACCCCGATGCTGATGGCGATCACGGTCCTGGAGATGCTCGGCGAGGCACGGCTGTACTCGCAGGAGCACTTCCAGTTCACCGAGCCCCTCACGGTCATCGGCGTGGCCTTCATCCTCATTTCCTATCCGGCCTCCCTTCTTCTGCGAGCCCTGGAGCGACGTCTTGTCCGTTGACATCGACAATCAGACCCCCGACACCCGTCACCAGCGGACCCAGGAACTGATCCGGTTCGACAAGGTCACCAAGCGCTTCGGGGACAACACCGTCCTGGACGGGCTCGACTTCCGTGTCGAGCCCGGCAAGCACGTCACGCTGATCGGCCCCTCGGGCTCCGGCAAGACGACGATCCTGCGGCTGCTGATGACCCTGGCCGAGCCCGACGAGGGGACGATCACGGTGGCCGGGGAACGGCTCTTCCCGGCGGAGGAGAAGCAGATCCGTGAGGTCCGCAAGAAGATCGGGATGGTCTTCCAGCAGTTCAACCTGTTCCCGAACATGAAGGTGCTCCGCAACATCACCGAGGCGCCGGTCACCGTCCTCGGCCTGTCCAGGGACGAGGCCGAGGAGCGGGCCCGTGAGCTGCTCGACCTGGTGGGCCTCGCGGACAAATGCGACGCCTACCCGAGCCAGTTGTCCGGCGGGCAGCAGCAGCGGGTCGCGATCGCGCGGGCGCTGGCGATGCGGCCGCAGGTGCTGTTGCTGGACGAGGTGACGTCCGCGCTCGACCCCGAGCTGGTCGCGGGGGTCCTCGACGTCCTCCGTGACATCGCCCGCACCACCGACATCACCATGCTCTGTGTGACCCACGAGATGAATTTCGCCCGTGACATCTCGGACCAGGTGCTGATGTTCGATTCCGGCCGTGTCATCGAGGCCGGTCCGCCGGAGCGGATGTTCGGCGATCCGGAGCACGAACGGACCCGGGAATTTCTCAGCGCGGTCCTGTGACTACAAGGAGTGAACGCGGGAAGGCCCGAGGTCCGACCCTCGGCGCATGCCCGACGGGCCATGACCCTGGCATATGCCAGGGTGTCACGCCGCTGCTGAGAGCACCGCGGGCGACGAACATTCTGGTCAACAGCCCCTCCTCGTCCACCGTTTGACAGTTATCGTGGAGGAGCTCAGCTGTCCGGACCGAGGACCCAGGAAGCGCAGGGGGAAACCGTGGCGCTGATGAACGAGCCGACCGCGCCGTACCACTCGGCCCAGGACGCCCTGCGCGTCCTGGAGGCGGTGGCCCGGCACTCCGGCGGTATCACCGACGCCGAACTCGCCCGCAGGACGCGCCTCGGGCCTGACCGACTGCCCGCGCTGGTGCGGATGCTGCGCCGCGAGGGATACGTCGAGCAGGTCACCGACGGCGTGTTCGTCGCCGGTGCCGCCCTCGGCCGGCTGGACTCCGCTCACGGCCGTGACCTGGCGCTGCGCGAGAAGCTCCAGCAGACCATCGACCGGCTGCGCGACTCGGTGGGCGCCGCGATCTACATCAGCCGCTACATCGACGGCGAGGTG
It encodes:
- the ehuA gene encoding ectoine/hydroxyectoine ABC transporter ATP-binding protein EhuA yields the protein MSVDIDNQTPDTRHQRTQELIRFDKVTKRFGDNTVLDGLDFRVEPGKHVTLIGPSGSGKTTILRLLMTLAEPDEGTITVAGERLFPAEEKQIREVRKKIGMVFQQFNLFPNMKVLRNITEAPVTVLGLSRDEAEERARELLDLVGLADKCDAYPSQLSGGQQQRVAIARALAMRPQVLLLDEVTSALDPELVAGVLDVLRDIARTTDITMLCVTHEMNFARDISDQVLMFDSGRVIEAGPPERMFGDPEHERTREFLSAVL
- the ehuD gene encoding ectoine/hydroxyectoine ABC transporter permease subunit EhuD, giving the protein MTWDWSAVGDFMPLFRDGLLVTLKALALGSLISFALGLVWALLMRAPTRWVRWPVGAVTEFVRNTPLLVQLFFLFYVLPEWNITFSALTTGVVAIGLHYSTYTMQVYRAGIEGVPAGQWEAATALNLPLRRTWTAVILPQAIRRVVPALGNYVISMLKDTPMLMAITVLEMLGEARLYSQEHFQFTEPLTVIGVAFILISYPASLLLRALERRLVR
- the ehuC gene encoding ectoine/hydroxyectoine ABC transporter permease subunit EhuC, with the protein product MTPGLWELVLKGIWVTLQLLFLGSLVAGAVSFVVGVARTSRRWIVRFLAGLYTEVFRGTSALIMIFWVYFVLPLAFGWQLVPLWAGTLALGLTYGAYGSEIVRGALNAVDPAQREGGIALSFTPWQRMRLILLPQAVPEMIPSFCNLLVELLKGTALVSIMGMGDLAFSGNLVRLALQESAEIYAYILLIYFVIAFVITRLMRVLERRLKAGLGRAPERPAAARETRRASASGVGAASGGTS
- the ehuB gene encoding ectoine/hydroxyectoine ABC transporter substrate-binding protein EhuB, which produces MAPPLRNDGRDGPGARTRGPSRRALLTGVSALGAAGALGAAGCSRVATAAGTDGGDLLGRLRAQGVVRLGIAGEIPFGYIGRNGELTGEAPELAKAVFKRLGVDRVQPVPTEFGSLIPGLNSQQFDVVSAGMYINAERCEQVIFADPDYQMLDAFIVRKGNPKDLHDYKDVVAKKARFATGTGYAEIQYAVEAGYKESDILIVPDQVAGLNAVEAGRVDVFAGTALTVREVVGKSRKAESTKPFAPLVKGKPHVDGGGFAFRSAETRLRDAFNGELRKMKKSGELFRILRPFGFTRAEMTDMTAKELCRG